The segment CCTAGGATAGCTGTAAAAACCTATCAGTACGAGCTGGGTTTTTATTTCATTAATTACTTTAGCGGATGTAAATCCGCTCATACTGAGCTTGTCGAAGTATGAATTTAGAACGTAAGGAGTTCGTCCTTCCACCGGTTTAACCTGGGGACCTAGCTCAGGACGAACGGGTTTTTTACCAATCATTTTCAGTGTATGCTAATCCGCTCATTCCTTCCCCGATTTATTCGGGGTTCGACTCAGGACTGGCTCTGAGCAGGGTCGGTTAAACCGCGGGATCAAACGGGGATCTTCCCCGTATGTCATCCCCGAATGTTCCCCAATAAAGCTTGTATCCGAAAGTATTAATCGGATAACACTTGGGGACAGGATTAATCGAGGATCCAGAATTAAATACTGGATTCCCGCTTGTGCGGGAATGACAGACCGGTGGATTCCGACTAAATGCGTGCAGGACATGCTGGGCTCAGGGCGAACGGGGGTTATCGAATGGTTGTTCGCTCATACTGAATGATGAGTTTTTGAAGGGTTCATTCGCATCTCCAGAGTGACAATGTTGGAAGTTTCGTCGCAGCATATAACTTGTGCTCACGTTGTCCGACAGAACAAATCTTATTTTCTATTAACCAGGCTCGCTTTTTCTTTTAGTTATTTTTTTAGCCTTTTTGAACACAAAATTCTTGACAATAAAGGATTTTTATGCAATAAATGTTAGATTCATTTTGATAGTTTGGAGATGTATTTTATGCCTACGATAAGTCAGTTAGTTAAAGACGGACGAGAGCTGCTAAAGAAAAAGAGTAAAGCCCCAGCATTACAAAATTGTCCTCAGAGGAGAGGTGTATGTGTCAGAGTGTATACGACCACCCCTAAAAAGCCTAACTCTGCTCTCAGAAAAGTTGCACGGGTTAGGCTCACCAACGGAATTGAAATAACTGGCTATATCCCAGGGGAAGGCCATTCTCTTCAAGAGCACTCGGTTGTACTGGTAAGAGGTGGCAGGGTGAAAGACCTTCCTGGTGTAAGATACCACATAGTAAGAGGCACCTTAGATGCTACCGGCGTCGAAAACAGGAGAAAGAGCCGCTCTAAGTACGGTGCCAAAAAGCCTAAGTAAGTAAAAAGGAAAAATCAGAATGCCCAGAAAAGGTTCGGTTACAAAAAGGCGTACGCCTGTTGACCCTAAATACGGTGATTTAACAGTAGCGAAGTTTATAAATGCCATCATGTATGACGGTAAAAAGAGTAAAGCCGAGAAGATTTTCTACAACGCACTCAATACGGTGGCAGAAAAAACCGGGAAGAATCCACTCGAAGTGTTTCAGGCAGCCATGGACAACGTCAAACCGATGATCGAGGTCAGACCTCGCCGTGTGGGCGGCGCGACATACCAGGTCCCGATGGAGGTAAGCACTTTTAGACGCCAGTCCTTGGCCGTGCGTTGGATAATAATCGCGGCAAGGGGTAGACAGGGAAAATCGATGGAGGAGAAATTGGCTGCGGAAATTTTGGATGCTGCCCAGGGACGCGGGGGAGCTATAAAGAAAAAAGAGGATACCCATAAGATGGCCGAAGCCAACAGGGCTTTTGCTCATTACCGGTGGTAATTAGGGAGAGAGCATCTTTGAGTGAAAATTTTACCATGGAAAAGATTAGGAACATTGGAATCGTGGCCCACATAGATGCTGGTAAGACCACCACTACCGAGCGCATCCTTTACTACACCGGACTAACCTATAAAATAGGCGAGGTTCATGAAGGCACCGCCACTATGGACTGGATGGAGCAGGAAAGGGAGCGGGGCATAACCATCACCGCCGCTACCACCACCTGTTTCTGGCGCGACTACCGGATAAACATAATCGATACTC is part of the Thermodesulfobacteriota bacterium genome and harbors:
- the rpsG gene encoding 30S ribosomal protein S7 — encoded protein: MPRKGSVTKRRTPVDPKYGDLTVAKFINAIMYDGKKSKAEKIFYNALNTVAEKTGKNPLEVFQAAMDNVKPMIEVRPRRVGGATYQVPMEVSTFRRQSLAVRWIIIAARGRQGKSMEEKLAAEILDAAQGRGGAIKKKEDTHKMAEANRAFAHYRW
- the rpsL gene encoding 30S ribosomal protein S12 encodes the protein MPTISQLVKDGRELLKKKSKAPALQNCPQRRGVCVRVYTTTPKKPNSALRKVARVRLTNGIEITGYIPGEGHSLQEHSVVLVRGGRVKDLPGVRYHIVRGTLDATGVENRRKSRSKYGAKKPK